The following proteins come from a genomic window of Athalia rosae chromosome 1, iyAthRosa1.1, whole genome shotgun sequence:
- the LOC105683767 gene encoding putative hydroxypyruvate isomerase isoform X1, protein MSSEEFKKEVKKKNCRSKGAIIRSKEREVIKSIIEFCDQEAKQKSLLVPLRQATKRAANYAKVSERTVKRIREENKLGLEFGDDYNSSHTKWCRVARVTMKFASNLSFMFGESPIITERYLLAKQAGFKAVETGFPLGFSVQEVADARSKADVKQILINIFTGDVTKGELGFTAIPGKEDEFRKSLGLTIEYAKALDCKKIHIMSGKVESPTELNDSTYESNLRYAVEKLQTEDIIALIEPINNITVPNYYLNNFDKALEIVKKINSPHLRLMLDLFHLQHARGNITRTIKEYLPYLGHVQIAQVPDRHEPDTAGEIDYRYIFSLLEKEGYNDYIGLEYKPKAGSAEGLKWIKNFGYTL, encoded by the exons ATGAGTTCGGAGGAGTTtaagaaagaagtaaaaaaaaaaaattgtagaagtAAAGGCGCAATAATACGCAGCAAAGAGCGTGAAGttataaaatctataattgaattttgtgATCAAGAGGCTAAGCAAAAATCTCTCCTTGTTCCTCTTCGACAGGCTACTAAAAGGGCAGCTAATTATGCCAAGGTTTCCGAAAGAACTGTCAAACGAATAAgggaggaaaataaattaggTTTAGAATTTGGAGATGATTATAATTCATCGCATACCAAATGG TGCAGAGTAGCAAGAGTAACAATGAAATTTGCCAGCAATTTATCATTTATGTTTGGAGAGAGTCCAATCATAACGGAAAGGTACTTACTGGCAAAGCAAGCTGGTTTCAAAGCAGTCGAAACAGGATTTCCTCTGGGATTTTCGGTTCAGGAAGTTGCAGATGCTAGGAGTAAAGCCGATGTCAAGCAAATCCTCATCAATATTTTTACCG gTGATGTGACCAAGGGAGAATTGGGCTTTACCGCTATACCTGGAAAAGAAGATGAATTTCGTAAAAGTCTTGGCCTTACAATCGAGTATGCAAAAGCTCTTGACTGTAAAAA GATCCACATAATGTCTGGGAAGGTAGAGTCACCTACTGAACTCAATGATTCAACTTATGAAAGCAACTTAAGATACGCTGTCGAAAAGCTTCAGACCGAGGATATCATTGCTCTAATTGAACCAATAAACAACATCACAGTACCAAACTATTACTTGAACAACTTCGACAAAG CTCTAGAAATAGTCAAGAAAATAAACAGCCCACATCTAAGATTGATGCTGGATCTTTTCCATTTGCAACACGCACGTGGCAATATTACACGTACTATCAAGGAATACCTTCCATACCTTG GTCATGTGCAAATAGCACAAGTGCCAGACAGACACGAGCCAGATACCGCTGGCGAAATagactataggtatatattttcacttttggaGAAAGAAGGGTACAACGATTACATCGGTTTGGAATACAAACCGAAAGCTGGCTCTGCCGAAGGTttgaaatggataaaaaactTCGGTTATACTTTATAA
- the LOC105683767 gene encoding putative hydroxypyruvate isomerase isoform X3 has product MCRVARVTMKFASNLSFMFGESPIITERYLLAKQAGFKAVETGFPLGFSVQEVADARSKADVKQILINIFTGDVTKGELGFTAIPGKEDEFRKSLGLTIEYAKALDCKKIHIMSGKVESPTELNDSTYESNLRYAVEKLQTEDIIALIEPINNITVPNYYLNNFDKALEIVKKINSPHLRLMLDLFHLQHARGNITRTIKEYLPYLGHVQIAQVPDRHEPDTAGEIDYRYIFSLLEKEGYNDYIGLEYKPKAGSAEGLKWIKNFGYTL; this is encoded by the exons ATG TGCAGAGTAGCAAGAGTAACAATGAAATTTGCCAGCAATTTATCATTTATGTTTGGAGAGAGTCCAATCATAACGGAAAGGTACTTACTGGCAAAGCAAGCTGGTTTCAAAGCAGTCGAAACAGGATTTCCTCTGGGATTTTCGGTTCAGGAAGTTGCAGATGCTAGGAGTAAAGCCGATGTCAAGCAAATCCTCATCAATATTTTTACCG gTGATGTGACCAAGGGAGAATTGGGCTTTACCGCTATACCTGGAAAAGAAGATGAATTTCGTAAAAGTCTTGGCCTTACAATCGAGTATGCAAAAGCTCTTGACTGTAAAAA GATCCACATAATGTCTGGGAAGGTAGAGTCACCTACTGAACTCAATGATTCAACTTATGAAAGCAACTTAAGATACGCTGTCGAAAAGCTTCAGACCGAGGATATCATTGCTCTAATTGAACCAATAAACAACATCACAGTACCAAACTATTACTTGAACAACTTCGACAAAG CTCTAGAAATAGTCAAGAAAATAAACAGCCCACATCTAAGATTGATGCTGGATCTTTTCCATTTGCAACACGCACGTGGCAATATTACACGTACTATCAAGGAATACCTTCCATACCTTG GTCATGTGCAAATAGCACAAGTGCCAGACAGACACGAGCCAGATACCGCTGGCGAAATagactataggtatatattttcacttttggaGAAAGAAGGGTACAACGATTACATCGGTTTGGAATACAAACCGAAAGCTGGCTCTGCCGAAGGTttgaaatggataaaaaactTCGGTTATACTTTATAA
- the LOC105683767 gene encoding putative hydroxypyruvate isomerase isoform X2, with amino-acid sequence MATKRAANYAKVSERTVKRIREENKLGLEFGDDYNSSHTKWCRVARVTMKFASNLSFMFGESPIITERYLLAKQAGFKAVETGFPLGFSVQEVADARSKADVKQILINIFTGDVTKGELGFTAIPGKEDEFRKSLGLTIEYAKALDCKKIHIMSGKVESPTELNDSTYESNLRYAVEKLQTEDIIALIEPINNITVPNYYLNNFDKALEIVKKINSPHLRLMLDLFHLQHARGNITRTIKEYLPYLGHVQIAQVPDRHEPDTAGEIDYRYIFSLLEKEGYNDYIGLEYKPKAGSAEGLKWIKNFGYTL; translated from the exons ATG GCTACTAAAAGGGCAGCTAATTATGCCAAGGTTTCCGAAAGAACTGTCAAACGAATAAgggaggaaaataaattaggTTTAGAATTTGGAGATGATTATAATTCATCGCATACCAAATGG TGCAGAGTAGCAAGAGTAACAATGAAATTTGCCAGCAATTTATCATTTATGTTTGGAGAGAGTCCAATCATAACGGAAAGGTACTTACTGGCAAAGCAAGCTGGTTTCAAAGCAGTCGAAACAGGATTTCCTCTGGGATTTTCGGTTCAGGAAGTTGCAGATGCTAGGAGTAAAGCCGATGTCAAGCAAATCCTCATCAATATTTTTACCG gTGATGTGACCAAGGGAGAATTGGGCTTTACCGCTATACCTGGAAAAGAAGATGAATTTCGTAAAAGTCTTGGCCTTACAATCGAGTATGCAAAAGCTCTTGACTGTAAAAA GATCCACATAATGTCTGGGAAGGTAGAGTCACCTACTGAACTCAATGATTCAACTTATGAAAGCAACTTAAGATACGCTGTCGAAAAGCTTCAGACCGAGGATATCATTGCTCTAATTGAACCAATAAACAACATCACAGTACCAAACTATTACTTGAACAACTTCGACAAAG CTCTAGAAATAGTCAAGAAAATAAACAGCCCACATCTAAGATTGATGCTGGATCTTTTCCATTTGCAACACGCACGTGGCAATATTACACGTACTATCAAGGAATACCTTCCATACCTTG GTCATGTGCAAATAGCACAAGTGCCAGACAGACACGAGCCAGATACCGCTGGCGAAATagactataggtatatattttcacttttggaGAAAGAAGGGTACAACGATTACATCGGTTTGGAATACAAACCGAAAGCTGGCTCTGCCGAAGGTttgaaatggataaaaaactTCGGTTATACTTTATAA